TTAGAGAGATTTTGAGGTACATTctcccctccacacatacccagtcTCCCCAGTGACATTAATggaagttacacacacacacaggagagaTTATGTTTATCATTTCACCACTCTTCACAGATCAGCTACCACATAACTGACCCAAATTTCATATGCTAGTGTCTAAACAGGACAATCAAATCTTGCATTTGGGCATTCAGATCAGCACCTCAGTACTACATCCCAGTCTAACTGCCATTAAAGTTAATAAAAGATTACCATTTGTTTCCATAAAAGCTGGATAGGGTCTATAGAATGGCAATTAACATGCCTAAAGGTCAAATGTTGCCCTCAGAAAAGCAACAAGCCAGTGATGTATgtatctgaggacagaatttagcccaaGTATCAATCTGAGCATCCAAAAGTAGGATGAAGGTTTCTCATAAAGGccactatatttgaaaattaggccTAGAGTGTGAATTGTTGATAACATAAATAACCATTTGCGAGTGATGTTATTTATAATGGAATTGGACTGATTCAGTCTGTTAAAATTCAGTAGAAGAGATGAGATCACTTTCTGAATTTAGTAAAACTGTAATTCCATGTTGCTGTATCACAAGTGTGaaagtgtgggaggagggagtggttaTATgcaaacatctttttaaaaatatccatcaACTAGACTTCAATTTGCCTAACAAAGTGCATTAACTCTGTCTGTCTCAATAAACACAAGCATACTTAAACAGGTCAAAAGTCAACATGCTGGCATTCATTGTGTTAAAGCTGGGGTCAATCAACATGACATCACTGCACAGACAAATGATGCCGGATTGGGAAGCCATCCTTCCTGCTGAAATAAATAAGAACAACATGGTTCATGATTATTTAATAAGGACCAAGATACTTAAGAACTACAGGGTTTGGTGACAAGCCAAACTGATTTTTAATCTTACGAGGCATAATCAGCAAGAGGGAAGCAGAGATGCCCTAGGAATGTGTTACTCACCAATGACAGCTGCAAGCAGGCAGTGGGAAATAAGAGACACTTCTTCCACACTTCAGCCTCACTTCATTGTGCCAAGTATTTCAGGGTAAATAGGGACTCTCTATTCATAGAGAACATCTATTGGGAAAGGAACACATTTCAAATATTCAGTATGATTCAGTAACACACAGACTCAATTTATAACCAATCCTCATGATATAATTATGACTTTTTTTGGTAGTAACAAAATGCCCAGAGTGTTCAGTGCTCCAAAACTGGTTGCCAAAGTTGAAAAAGTGTGTATCTAGGGAAGGCTAGTCACCCACTCTCTAAATAAGTCAGTAGAGAGCAATCCACCTTTTAAAATTAGTAATGTCTTGTATTTTctagccaagaaaaaaaaaagaaagaaaaagaattcccATGGTTGTTCCTAGCAACCATCCCCACAACctttctccctgctccccccgccccacttgAAGTAGCTGCCTGTCACAGCATTAATCGCTTGTGTTGAATCGAACAACAGATTCTTATCTACTATTGATGACTATTTTTCTCTGGAATAATTTAATATCAAAGAATGTGCTTCCTTGAAAGACAGAATAATGGAACCTCCCATCCAAGTAAAAGGTTAATTTTTAATTATAGCAAATTAGTCTCAGCTATTATAAGCCAATAAACTTGATTAACAGTAACTTTCCCTCTAAATTACACCTTCTCAGATAATATtataagcagcagcagcaatcgTTAGTATGAAAAAGTTTCTCCTTCCGTAATGAAGAGTTTATAACAGATTTTACATGCAGTTTCTTTTGAACTCCTGTGGGTTTTAAAACAGCTCCTTTCTTGTTACcagggctgctggtggtggtTCAAATGTATCCTGTCCCGACAGATATTTAAGACGTCTTCGTTGGTTCAGAATTCCCAGGAGTTTGTATCTTGTAGTGAAGTGCTTGTTAATACGATTTATGTAATTTGGAGGTAGGGTGGGCAAAGCAAAAGTAGTTTGAAACAGAGGTTTGTCatctaaaaataattttaaaaagtagtttacATCATATAAAATCAGGAGTATGAGGCTGGAAGGGGGGAAATGCCATTTGGTGATGGAAATACAGCGCCTTTTTTGTGTGCTGAAGTGTGCCAGCTTTTGCAGACAGGAGGAATGCTGAGTGTCAAGGGGTCAGGATCAATCCGGTGCGAGTTGATGAGGCAGGAAGGTGGGGAGGAATGTCAGGAATGTCGCTGTTTGTGTAGGACTCCATTCAGCCGATTGGCGAGCCCGGGGCGCCTGGAGTGTATAAAAGCAACCAGGCTCCCTGCTTCAGACCCATAGAACAACTCTCCTGCCAGAGAGACGGGAACTTCGCGAGGCGATCGGACAGCAGACAGGGAACCCAGCTCAACACCACGGCCCACTGGCTCGGACTCCCTCCGCCAGCAGGACAGACAAGCCGAGGAGCCTTTGCCCCGTCTATTGCCGAGAACCGCTGCCGAGCATGGCCGCACGAATGGGACCCAGCAGCTTCGCCGTGGCGCTGCTTGTCGCCCTCCTCTGCTCGGTAAGTGCCTCCCCCCCTCGCCCACCTCCCCAGCTGAAGGACTGGAGGGAGGGTCGCTGGGGACGCGGGGATCCGAAGCGCAGCGAGCCGGGctcccctgacctcctcccgtcTCCTTCTCTCTGCAGGAGGTGTCCGGCCAGGACTGCAGCGGGCAGTGCCAGTGCGGGGCGGGGCCGCCGCCCATGTGCCCGGCTGGGGTGAGCCTGGTGCAGGATGGCTGCGGATGCTGCAGGGTGTGCGCCAAGCAGCTGGGCGAGCTGTGCACCGAGCGGGACCCCTGCGACCACCACAAGGGGCTCTTCTGCGACTTCGGCTCGCCGGCCAACCGCAAGATCGGCGTGTGCACCGGTAAGTGGCGTCCGGAGGGCTCTGCTTCTCCCCGCGGGGGCGGCAGTGAGCGGGGAGGGCCGAGATCTGGGGTGCTAGAGCCTTTAAAAGTGACCCCGTCCAATTCATGCCCAACCCCCCTCTGGCTGCCTTCCATGGGAGAGTGGGTTCTCTCTACAGGGCACAGCTCCATTGCACAGCGGTGATCTTGTcatccccgcctcctccccctcagcGGGAGCCGTGGAAACTACggctcccccagctcctgctgcgCGCCCTCCCCACAGTGGCAACGCGAATGGCTGAGCCTTTCCCTCAGTGCTTATGTCcggctgtctctctctcactgtctgcAGCTCGGGACGGCGCCCCTTGTGTGTTCGGAGGGATGGTGTACAGGAGCGGGGAGTCCTTCCAGAGCAGCTGCAAATACCAGTGCACTTGCCTCGACGGGGCGGTGGGGTGCGTGCCCCTGTGCAGCATGGATGTCCGGCTGCCCAGCCCAGACTGTCCTTCCCCACGAAGAGTTAAGCTCCCTGGGAAGTGCTGCGAGGAATGGGTGTGCGATGAGCTCCGAGAACAGACGGCGGTTGGACCTGCTCTAGCTGGTGAGTTGAGATCTTAATGAATGTTGTTGGCCTGCCAATGCAGTAGATTGAAATACATAATGCAGTGATGATTATCCTAATGGACCAGATTCAGCCCTGATGTGACTCCAGTGCCTTCAGTGGAATCACACAAAGGATAAATATCCTACGTTTGTGCAACATTAATACACTGAGAGGATAGCATCTGCACTATTTCTCTCTGCCACAATCTCATCCTGTTGACCTGTGCTCCACAGCTTACAGACCAGAAGACACTTATGGACCTGACCAGGCAATGATGATGCGTGCCAACTGCCTGGTCCAGACCACGGAATGGAGTGCTTGCTCAAAGACCTGTGGAATGGGCATCTCCACCAGAGTCACCAATGACAATGCCTTCTGCAGACTGGAGAAGCAAAGCAGACTCTGCATGGTCAGACCTTGTGAGGCAGACTTGGAGGAAAACATCAAGGTAAATATGCCATCTATATACACTTCTAAGGATGTTTCAGCATAGACCCAGTTTTACAGAAGATGTATAGCTCTAACTTATCCACTTTCAGAACCAAGTAAATATTATATAAGGTCTCATCCCAGTAGTGAATATTTAAGAATTGTTATACATAAATGCACCTATTTTAGCCATTAGATAAGTATAATACAATTTGAACACTATTTAAACTGTCTTGTTTGAATGTGAAACCTTCATGAGGATCAGAGTATTAACCTCTTTGCATATAATAACAGGATGAAATTAATGGATAGAAATATGAATGGAAATTGTACAATCTTTTAAATAAGGCTTctaaacttttttcatttgttgccCCACAGAAAGGCAAAAAGTGTATTCGCACCCCCAAAATCTCCAAACCCATCAAGTTTGAGCTCTCCGGCTGTACCAGTGTGAAGACCTATCGAGCTAAATTCTGTGGGGTCTGCACTGATGGACGTTGCTGCACCCCCCACAGAACAGCCACTCTTCCTGTGGAGTTCAAATGCCCTGACGGTGAGGTCATGAAGAGGAGAATGATGTTCATCAAGACCTGTGCATGCCACTACAACTGCCCTGGAGACAATGACATCTTTGAGTCTCTGTACTACCGAAAGATGTATGGAGACATGGCATAAAGCAGGAGACACTAGGCTCTCAACTTGACCTGATTGGCATCTCATTTTGTAAACATGATTCGATAGCACAAAGTATTTAAATCTGTTTCCAAAAAGTTCAGACTGTTCCATGTGACTTAAGACAAATTGTCTTCCGACCCCAAACATTGGTTTGAAGAAGAAAGTAAAATGGCTCATGGGACCACAGCAAAGCACAGCTTCAGAGGACACTGTTCATGGAGTGGTGTTTAGGGCGTACTAGGGGGCATATGCAGGAAGATCAATGTTCCCTTAGTATGGTAACGTGTGTTCCACCTAGTAGTGCAATTGAAGAAGAGACCCTTAGCATGTGTGCTGACACTGGTTGAGTGACAGCAATGGCTGGAATGTAAATCATTACCCAGCAAGGTGCTAAGTAAAATGTGTTCTGTTGGTCAGGACTGTAATGTTTCAGCTTTGACACTGATTCAAATGACTTGTTCAAGAAGAATCAGAATCATGTCTATTTGACTGGACAGCTTGTGGCAGTTAATTTGCCTGTAACAAGCtagatttttattaatattgtaaaTACTGTATATATATGTACAGTTATCTAAATTAATTTAAAGTTTTGTGCCTTTGTTAATGCTTTGATACTttaatgttagcttttttttgtttgttttgaaagaaaTAGGTAGGACGTAAAGCTTGTCTGACAATGCATTCAAAGCATGAAATAGATCCTCTAATGGAAATtgttcagttagggtgaccagtgAATCAAAATCAAGACAGATTGTTTGCTAAAGATGAGGTGCCTGCATCCTTGGGAAACATCCATTTGTATGGTAAAAATATGGTTGCCTCAGCTTTAGTGAACAAATGGCTTTAAGTAAAATGAATGGCTCTTTTGTAGCTGATCAGTTTATCCACCTGAGAgcatttgtttctttctttgacCGTGGCTGTTCTTTGAACAGTTTATTTGTTGAGAAGTGTGACCAAAAGTTACATGTTTGCACCTTTCTAGTTGAAAATAAAGtattatattttttatataaatgacTTGGAATTTCATTTGCCCAACACTATCCCCATCCCTTCCTACATATTCATCAATACAAGGGTTTATTTTGTGAtatataaaaatcaatgttttgttggtgggttttttggtttttgttcccCAGAAATCAATACACTGAGAATTAAACTTCATATCTCTTTCAACACAATAAACTTGCCAGCTCATAATCACAGGTAGGTCAATgaaagatgggggagggagcaTTTAGTCTTTCAAACTTTAAATAGGGGTCCTGGAGAGTTGAACTCAACACTGTTAAGGCACAGCTGGTTCATCAATAACTAGGGCATGTATATTATAGCACTAAGTGGCTTTAGACTTCAGCTATCTAGGTTTTTATGTCTGTCATGATGGTATCTCAGCACTATGCTATGCAACATCTATGTATGCTGTTCAGTGTTACTGGACTTTTTTAATAGTTAAGCACCTAGATTCCTTCTGAGCTAAATTATAgggaatatttttaaagcatcatTAAATTGAAACAGTGTCTCATTTTTGGGGTCAAATCAAGAAGTCTTTACtttggtaaaacttccattgaagagCCCGTGGGATTTCTGTTTGTATGAAGACAATAATGTGGCTTAATGGATAGAGCCCTGCACTGAGATTCAGGAGCTCTTGATTCTATTCCTGGTCCTACCTCTGgtctgctgggtggccttgggcaagttacttcactgttgtgcctcagttttccccattggtaaaatggtgatactgacctccttgataaagcactctgagatcaaCTGATGAAgggagctaggtattattaaaaGGTGCCGGCTGGGAACTTAAAACCCATCTTAGGTAAGCAAAACAGAGTAAGTCAAGAGATGAGCCATCTGTACCTCAAATACTAGCTATGAACTTCAACCCTGTGTTAATTCCGTCATCAGAGTAACATACATTTTTATACTCTTGCCTATTAAAAGAAGGAACTTTAAAACCAACTTCAGCATTTGAAGCATTTTCTTGTTTCAGATATCCAGGTACTTTCTAATAAGAATCACTTTCAGGAAGCCAAGTTTAGTCCAGCGTTTCCCTGGGGCAGTTAGACAAGAGTGTCAGCTGAAAAAAAGCAATATGATGAGCACCCTCAGatggccactgatttcaattggaaCTTGGATCAACTGGACACTACACCAAGTCTGCATTAATGACAGACTAACTGGGGTTACCTAAAGCCTGTTGACGTCAATGAGACTCTTTCCAGTGAGATCAGTAGACACTGGATAGGGCCCCAGAAGCATTTCCCCTTCCTCTCAAAAATGTGAGGAATGCAGCTGGCATGAGGAAGTGGTTTTCTGTGCccatctgaaatattttgggtaTCCTCTGCCTCTAATAGTTCCTCTGACTCTCCAGTATTTTCCTTGCAGGTTATGAATATGGTGTAGCAGCTCTCTGTTCACTCTGGAAACACTACATTCACATAACCAGAAGGACTGTTTAGGCAACCACTAACTCAGTTCTATCCCACCTCCTCCAATAATAGCAGAACTGTCATTTCTACCTGAAAGACAAAAACATACCTGGACTTCAGCCACAGTTGTCACTGTAAATGCTCTAAAGTTGAAAAGACAATCACTGTCTAATAAGCAGGTGATGGGAGTAGTGACCCTAGAGGTTTGGTGTTTGACATTGTTAGTGTTCCtaataaaaaaaagttcacatttagtaaaaataaaatactgtaaatggATGAAAATTCCCTATGTTGTTACATTTCTAATGAACACTTACTGTTGTCACTAGAGGTCATAAGTGGCAAAAGTGATGCTTCTTATAAGTTGCTTGACAAGTTGTGGCTCTCCTCTTATGTATTATGTAAAAAGTCAACAATGGCATGTGTAACTGTAATACACTAAGATCTGCATTTCTCTCGCCCCAAGATCACGACTGCCATTTTGTAACGTAGATCGGTGCAGCCATATTAATAGAGAAAGCTAGTATCCTGAATACGTTGTTGCAGGGCCTCATGGGAATGTAATTATGCATCGTATTGTTGTAGCACTTCCTTCTAaagacacacacattttctggAATCAAGAAGTGCATGTTTAAATTATATGGAATCCTAAGAGTAAAAATAGGTTAAAATGTATGCCACTCAACCTTAATATTGTTCCCTGCTTTCTGGCCTCATGCTTATGATTTAGAGATCAGTAAAAGCAGAAAGTGACCATAACAGGAATCATGTTCTAGGAATGGGGCGGTAAAAAGGAagtaacataattttaaaaaaatcagtttccatCTAGTTTGCTTCTTCAGAAAGCTCTACCACATGGATTTGATGtgacagcatttttaaaaaacttttgttTACTGTATTTAAGTATATTCATTCCAATGAATGTTCTGCTACATTAATACTATAGTAATTAGAATGCCACCACTTATTTGACACTGATTTAATGAACATTACTCAGTTAGGCATTAGAAGAAGCAATCTATATGGCTGTAGACCAGAGTGTCAACTGACTTGTCAAAAAACGTGAGCTACTTTCCCCATTTCAGTAttttgttccatgggcatccatGATGCATTTACATGGTTTGCAGCTCAGCATTCTAACACAATGCAGATGTGAACTACAGACATGGATTACATCCCCATCATATGAGGCAGGCATTGTTCTCCAGATGGAATTTTGTCAGATTCCTCATAACTAACAAACATCCAGAAGACACCTTTTATGAACCTCTTCAAGAATGAGCCACTTTTAATGATCTGTAACCGCATAGGAACAAATAAGCTTTTTGAACAGAATCCAGTTGTTTGAATCACAAAGGAAGGGAGTCAATTGAGAAAATTGGCTTTTGGACACAGGACTAGAAATAGCAAACAGCAGTTAGGTCATTTGCATTCCTTCTTGTAGTGTAACGTCTTTACCAAACACTGTGCTGTAAGAAAGCACTCTAGCCGTTATGCTAAAAATTAAGGACACACAACAAGTAAAAGAACAGGAATATTCCATGACAACATGTAACTTGATCCCACATTCCTGACTTTGTACCCTATCCCTGAATCCCCCAGCTTCTTTAGAAACAAAGCTAAAATGTGGCTTTAACTCATTCATGAGGTAGTATACTTTATATGCCTCCATATGGAagtagttacaaaaaaaaaaaaaaaaaattgtccagccAGTTAGGATGAAATACCAATGCAAGGCTTTGCCCCTAAACCAAGGAGAATCTGAGAAAAGTATCTCAGTTAACATTTTTTGGTCCCATTTTCCACTTGTTCCCCTCCCTCTAATTCACATATGCCCATAAATGGAAGTACCAAAAACCACCACATTCTTACAGTATTTTCAGTCTGACTGGAACCAGGAAATACCAGAAATTTCTTCAGGGAACCTTTCCCCAAAGTGTGCTAAAGCTCTTGACACATTCAAAGCTTTAACAGAATTCAGGAACATGATTAATGTCACATCTGCACTAGAAGAATGAAACTGTATTGTTCCTGTGTCAGAAGATAACTCTTGGCAATTGGATTTCGATACAGCTGTAATTGTATTGCGGATTGACCATTAGGTGAGCAGAAGCAGATTGTAGGAATTTAGGAGAGAGATTATAGGATCTGGCCCTTCAGCTGCTAATTACCCTTAAGCCATGTCTACTCTAGGAAGTTGAACCATTCCCAAATGAAACATAGATAGAGTATGCTCACACTCATCATGCTGACTTGTGTTCTGCATTGTTGCAGTTTTGCCCCCCCATAAACAATGGTGTGTTCTAATCTAAGCCATTTCAGTCACAGTGCCCTCTGGGTACTTCCCCCATAGCTCCCAGAATATATGCCAGAAGCAGTGAATTCTGGAAGATCTTGAAAAGCTTCAGGTGCACTGCAAGACAGAAAGAAGGGGAATATTTAACTATTTGTCCTGTTACACCAGCAAGCTATCTCCATTAGCACTGAAATGGTATTTAGATTTGCCAAGAGCAAGTCCAATCTGATATGGTATATATGCCACTGGAAACACTTGTGTGTAGGGATGCAAGGCATTTTATAATCATGCTATAAGAGCCAAAAGGTTCATAGCACTGTGCATTTTCTCTGGTGTAGACAAGATTTTAGATTTGATGTGCCTGCATTtatcactcaggcaaaactggcTGGGTCAGAAAGAGAAATGCACTCCAAACATTTGCTTGTCTTTTTAAGTTAATCCTATGAAAGGTATAGAAATATTCTTACTAGTTTTCAGCAGCTAACACGaactttttccttttcagaaaaaaaaagcgTGTAACTGATTTATACaacggggccagatcctcagctgggttAGGCTACCATAGTTCTTTTGCAtaaagactgtctggtttggccaatgtacatggcagaggggcattgctgtcccttgacaccatcataggacctaaccacatcagccacaccatcagaagcttgttcacctgcacatctaccaatgtgatatatgccatcatgtgccagcaatgcccctctgccacattggccaaactggacagtctctatgcaaaagaataaatggacacaaatcagacgtcaagaattataacattcaaaaaccagtcggagaacacttcaatctccctggacactcaataacagacttaaaagttgcaattcttcaacaaaaaaacttcaaaaacagactccaacgagaaactgcagaactggaattaatttgaaaactggacaccatcaaattaggcctgaataaagactgggagtggatgggtcactacaaaaactaatttccccttaCTGATTTCCCGCTACTGTTactcttgtcaactgtttgaaatgggacaccctgattacattggcctcattaccactacaaaagtgatttttcctcccttagtattctactgttgagaatagcccacttccattttaattgaattatctcattagcactgaccccccccactcagtaaggcaactctcatcttttcatgtactgtgtatatatacctgcctactgtattttccactctgtgcagctgatgaagtgggttttagcccacgaaagcttatgcccaaataaatgtgttagtctcagAGGTATTCTTCTCTGCATCATCTAATGCTGTACTTCCACATCAGGAAAAGACAGAGACTGGCATCTAGTGGACAAGCAGGGTAATACGTTATTGAGATGAATACAAGAATTTGGAAATTTAGCTGAATTACATAGGAAAACATATTGTGAATGGCTAAAATTATAACCTACTAGGCAACTGAGAAGTTGTTGTGGCTGATAAGCAAAATGTAGTTGTATATAATTCAGAAAATAAGCCTTTGAAATATTAATATGCTACTCAAGCTTTAACCCTAGAGATATGTAATATCCAGAAAAATGTTAGACATATTATTAAAGAATGATACTGTAATATGTTACAGTGCTAAATATCCCTTTATTTCTCAAATTACAGTGTgaaaaatcctgaagtctttactcaatCCTTAATCAGACAAGGCACCCAATGGCTTCACTTTtaactgagtaaggacttcaggatttggcccaatataaTGTACCAGAAGATGAAGTAGGATAAAATCGTTTGTTCTCCCCAAACCAAACCCTGTATTTACTTTTCAtttaggaatataggaattgTCAGTCTAGGCCACACcggtggtccatctagtccaaaatcctatctctgacagtggccagtaccagctgttTCAGACAAAGACACAGGTTTTAGTTATGGAATAAGTTATAACTTTGGTTCATGCCTTGAAGCACAAGTAGTGCAGATGCCTTTCAGAACTCTTAccgtttgttttggtttttctgtttaaattccttATCTTATAACTGCAGCTGTTTCTGATATCTATATAAATGGCCAATCCTTTTTTAGACTCTATGCTCAATGATTTATTAGTTAGTTTAGTGTTGGTGAAGACTGACCACCACAGAGATGGAAGTCCTTTGTTTAGCAACAGAGAACAGGTAAGTCACAGCCATGCATGGAGCAAGCTGGGTGCCTTGCTGAGCTAGAGAGGTTAGGAGTGAGGGGGTAGTTCAATATACATGACACGTTATTTCTTGGCTTTTCTTCCAAATGTGTTACCAGGTACTGCTGAGTGGAGTGGTGTAGTTTTTTACTAAAGAGCATTTTAAGCCAGCATTAAACACCCTGAGAACTTCTGAACAAATTGTGCATGGCCTTatctgcagggcagaggaggaaagaaatgtGGGCAAACAAGATCATGAACAGCCTCCCCCAACCCACCAGGTAAAAGTCAGATAGAATTGCAGCCCCTTTTTTTGAGGGAACATGTGGACTGCTCTGTCTCTACTCTCCTAGGACTCCACAGTATCCCAATGAGGGTAAGATA
The nucleotide sequence above comes from Trachemys scripta elegans isolate TJP31775 chromosome 3, CAS_Tse_1.0, whole genome shotgun sequence. Encoded proteins:
- the CCN2 gene encoding CCN family member 2, which translates into the protein MAARMGPSSFAVALLVALLCSEVSGQDCSGQCQCGAGPPPMCPAGVSLVQDGCGCCRVCAKQLGELCTERDPCDHHKGLFCDFGSPANRKIGVCTARDGAPCVFGGMVYRSGESFQSSCKYQCTCLDGAVGCVPLCSMDVRLPSPDCPSPRRVKLPGKCCEEWVCDELREQTAVGPALAAYRPEDTYGPDQAMMMRANCLVQTTEWSACSKTCGMGISTRVTNDNAFCRLEKQSRLCMVRPCEADLEENIKKGKKCIRTPKISKPIKFELSGCTSVKTYRAKFCGVCTDGRCCTPHRTATLPVEFKCPDGEVMKRRMMFIKTCACHYNCPGDNDIFESLYYRKMYGDMA